In a genomic window of Spirosoma agri:
- a CDS encoding TonB-dependent receptor domain-containing protein codes for MKINLLVLLLFPLLTIAQSKTDQPASIKGVLIDEQNKPIPFGTVSLHKKSDSTLVTGTLSDETGTFELRSKPGTFWMKISVVSYQDRRIPTVQVVDKTVDLGKLVLKTSTKRLDEVVVKGERSQMELSLDKRIFNVGKDLANAGGTAVDILSNVPSVAVDAEGNVSLRGSNSVRILIDGKPSGLVSLRGGSGLQQLQGSSIERVEVITNPSARYEAEGMGGVINIVLKKEQREGINGSFDLITGYPANFGLAANVNYRRKNLNFFVNYTTSYRNTPGRSSLYQELYRNDTTFITQQNSTNRLEGLNNNARAGLDYFFNPKNVLTASYTYRLSKGKRYADILYRDYQFSTNNLRSTTLRTQDETETEPNSEYALTYKRTFAREGHELTADVRYLDNWESSDQYFNQQTYQADGITASSVPTLQRSLNDETEKQFLVQIDYIRPFSKNGKVEAGLRSSSRDMTNDYSVTQRADNGLYLPLPGLTNDFLYEERINAVYGIIGNKTRKLSYQAGLRAELTDVTTTLRQTNDVNPRHYANLFPSVHVTYDLPRQHAVQLSYSRRIRRPQYNDLSPFSTFSDNRNFWSGNPNLNPEFTNAFEMGHIKYMNKGSISSSVYYRHTTDKILSIRRVNEQGYAATRPENLASEQSYGAEFSGSYALSTWWKLDGSVNFFRAITNGGNLDVNYQSDTYSWFTRMISRFTLPRSTDIQLRGNYEAPQKTPQGQRKALATLDLSISRDLFNNNGTLTLNVLDVFNSRRFRSVTEGENFYAENSSQYRVRQFNLTLSYRLRQAKKKAKEGGEGEF; via the coding sequence ATGAAAATAAATTTACTGGTTCTGTTGCTTTTTCCTCTGTTAACTATTGCCCAATCCAAAACCGATCAGCCGGCATCGATAAAAGGGGTACTGATCGACGAGCAAAACAAGCCAATACCCTTTGGGACCGTTTCGTTGCATAAAAAGTCGGATTCGACGCTGGTAACAGGTACGCTGTCGGACGAAACCGGGACGTTCGAACTGCGCAGTAAGCCCGGTACGTTCTGGATGAAAATCAGCGTCGTATCGTACCAGGATCGCCGGATACCGACCGTGCAGGTAGTGGATAAGACGGTCGATTTAGGAAAGCTCGTGCTTAAGACCAGTACCAAACGACTGGATGAGGTGGTCGTAAAAGGTGAGCGAAGCCAGATGGAATTGTCGCTGGACAAACGGATTTTCAATGTTGGTAAAGATCTGGCCAATGCCGGTGGAACCGCCGTCGATATTTTGAGCAACGTGCCGTCGGTAGCGGTCGATGCCGAAGGAAACGTAAGCCTGCGGGGCAGCAACAGCGTGCGGATTTTGATCGATGGAAAACCCTCGGGGCTGGTGAGTCTGCGGGGAGGCAGCGGCTTGCAGCAGTTGCAGGGCAGCAGCATTGAGCGGGTGGAAGTGATTACGAACCCATCGGCCCGCTACGAAGCCGAGGGGATGGGCGGGGTGATCAATATCGTGTTGAAAAAAGAACAGCGGGAGGGCATCAATGGCTCGTTCGATCTGATAACGGGCTATCCCGCCAATTTTGGCCTGGCGGCCAACGTAAACTACCGCCGGAAAAACTTGAACTTCTTTGTCAATTACACGACCTCATACCGGAACACGCCCGGCCGCAGTTCATTGTATCAGGAGTTATACCGGAACGATACGACGTTTATCACGCAACAGAATTCGACCAATCGCCTGGAGGGGCTGAACAATAACGCGCGGGCTGGTCTTGATTACTTCTTCAACCCTAAAAACGTCCTGACGGCTTCGTACACCTACCGACTGAGCAAGGGAAAACGGTATGCCGATATTCTGTACCGGGATTATCAGTTCTCGACCAATAACCTGCGCAGTACGACCCTCCGTACGCAGGATGAAACCGAAACGGAGCCGAACTCAGAATATGCGCTGACGTATAAACGAACGTTCGCCCGCGAAGGCCATGAACTGACTGCCGATGTGCGCTACCTGGACAACTGGGAAAGCTCCGATCAGTATTTCAACCAGCAGACCTACCAGGCCGATGGCATTACGGCCAGTAGCGTGCCAACGCTGCAACGATCGCTCAACGATGAAACGGAAAAACAGTTCCTGGTGCAAATCGATTACATCCGTCCGTTCAGTAAGAACGGGAAAGTGGAAGCGGGACTGCGCAGCAGCTCGCGCGACATGACCAATGATTATTCCGTCACTCAACGGGCCGATAATGGTCTCTACCTCCCCCTGCCGGGCCTCACGAACGATTTTCTGTACGAGGAGCGAATCAATGCCGTCTATGGCATAATCGGCAACAAAACGCGTAAACTGTCCTATCAGGCGGGACTACGGGCCGAGCTGACCGACGTGACGACGACGCTTCGGCAAACCAACGATGTCAATCCGCGCCACTATGCGAACCTGTTCCCGAGCGTGCACGTAACCTACGATCTTCCCCGGCAGCATGCGGTGCAACTGAGCTACAGCCGCCGGATTCGTCGTCCGCAATACAACGATCTGAGCCCGTTTTCGACCTTTAGCGATAACCGGAATTTCTGGAGTGGCAACCCGAACCTGAACCCTGAATTCACGAATGCGTTTGAAATGGGCCACATCAAATACATGAACAAAGGGTCCATCAGTTCGTCGGTTTACTACCGGCATACCACCGACAAAATATTGTCGATCCGGCGGGTCAACGAACAGGGTTATGCTGCGACCCGACCCGAAAATCTGGCCAGCGAACAGTCGTACGGAGCCGAATTTTCCGGTTCATACGCGCTGTCTACCTGGTGGAAACTGGATGGCAGTGTCAACTTTTTCCGGGCTATAACCAATGGGGGTAACCTCGATGTCAACTACCAGAGTGATACCTACAGCTGGTTTACCCGGATGATTTCCCGGTTTACGCTCCCCAGATCGACGGATATTCAGCTACGCGGTAATTACGAAGCCCCCCAGAAAACGCCACAGGGACAACGCAAAGCACTGGCTACACTCGATTTGTCCATTAGCCGGGACCTGTTCAACAACAACGGTACGCTTACCCTGAACGTACTCGATGTGTTCAATTCCCGTCGCTTCCGGTCCGTTACGGAGGGGGAGAATTTTTACGCGGAAAACAGTTCCCAATACCGGGTTCGCCAGTTCAACCTGACCCTGAGCTATCGGCTGCGCCAGGCCAAGAAGAAAGCGAAAGAAGGCGGGGAAGGAGAATTCTAA
- a CDS encoding nuclear transport factor 2 family protein, with amino-acid sequence MEQHSVNKAIIRDFYRRVMGQGDMAFAEEIIADAYIQHSPMGKPGKAGLLEALAAFKQMPKPVVTSKPFMRLIAEGEYVVTNICFDWGGVQKVVVDLFRFQHGQVIEHWDVVQDQPEISRNGHSRNGNSRNGNAMMDGPVDADRDEPTEPNKTLIAAYYQHIWIDRQVDQLAAYVAVDLIQHDPDIANGIAGLRAYLHQESMAIKTVHRIIGDGNFVVVQASGELTGKPTVFYDILRLSAGKITEQWRVHQAIPDKMEHTNGMI; translated from the coding sequence ATGGAACAACATAGCGTAAACAAGGCCATTATTCGTGATTTTTATCGACGCGTGATGGGGCAGGGGGATATGGCTTTCGCCGAGGAAATCATTGCGGACGCGTATATCCAGCATAGCCCGATGGGAAAGCCCGGTAAAGCGGGTCTGTTGGAAGCCCTTGCCGCCTTCAAGCAGATGCCCAAACCCGTGGTTACGTCGAAGCCATTCATGCGGCTGATCGCGGAAGGTGAGTATGTCGTCACGAACATCTGCTTCGACTGGGGTGGGGTGCAGAAGGTGGTTGTTGATCTGTTTCGCTTTCAGCATGGACAGGTTATCGAGCATTGGGATGTGGTGCAGGATCAACCTGAAATTTCCCGGAATGGCCATTCCCGGAATGGTAATTCCCGGAATGGCAATGCTATGATGGACGGACCCGTTGACGCCGATCGTGACGAACCAACCGAACCGAACAAAACCTTGATTGCTGCCTATTATCAGCACATTTGGATTGATCGACAGGTTGATCAGCTGGCTGCGTACGTGGCCGTTGATCTGATTCAGCATGACCCCGACATCGCAAATGGTATAGCAGGTTTGCGGGCGTATCTGCACCAGGAATCCATGGCCATCAAGACGGTACACCGGATCATTGGCGACGGTAACTTCGTTGTTGTTCAGGCAAGCGGTGAGCTAACTGGCAAACCGACCGTGTTCTATGATATCCTGCGATTGAGCGCGGGAAAGATCACTGAACAGTGGCGCGTTCATCAGGCTATACCCGACAAAATGGAACACACAAACGGGATGATCTAA
- a CDS encoding L-threonylcarbamoyladenylate synthase, which translates to MPAEFIKLYPQNPDPRRLESIVTALRNGAVIIYPTDTIYGMGCDIHNARAVERVARIKGIKPTKNDFSFICYDLSHIADYARVSNQAFKLMKKLLPGPFTFILEASGSVPKLLNTNKKTVGIRVPDNSIPRQIVHLLGNPIITTSIRDEDEIIEYSTDPELIFEKFQHQVDIVIDGGYGGNIPSTIVDATDDDFSIIRQGLGELLL; encoded by the coding sequence ATGCCTGCTGAATTTATTAAACTATATCCTCAAAATCCTGACCCCCGACGCCTTGAATCGATCGTTACTGCGTTGCGGAATGGGGCGGTGATTATCTATCCAACGGACACGATCTACGGAATGGGCTGCGACATCCACAATGCCCGCGCCGTCGAACGGGTTGCCCGTATCAAGGGGATCAAACCGACCAAAAATGACTTCTCATTCATCTGTTATGACCTAAGTCACATCGCCGATTACGCGCGGGTCAGCAATCAGGCGTTCAAGCTGATGAAAAAGCTCTTGCCTGGCCCCTTCACGTTCATTCTGGAAGCAAGCGGCAGTGTACCTAAGCTCCTCAATACCAACAAGAAAACGGTAGGTATTCGGGTGCCGGACAATAGCATTCCCCGCCAGATTGTCCACCTGCTCGGCAACCCGATTATCACGACATCCATCCGCGATGAAGATGAAATAATCGAGTATTCGACCGACCCGGAACTGATTTTCGAGAAGTTTCAGCACCAGGTCGATATCGTGATCGATGGTGGCTACGGCGGCAATATTCCATCAACAATCGTTGATGCAACAGATGATGATTTTTCAATAATTCGCCAGGGCTTAGGAGAGCTTCTGCTTTGA
- a CDS encoding glycosyltransferase, translating to MISVTGQSNPLPMSPYLNQIKPWVSVICTSYNHEAYVEQALQSVVDQTYPNVELIVIDNGSTDGSADVITRFVSRHPAVRFLPNPTNLGLNRAFNQGLALAGGRYIIDLSADDVLLPNRISLQADLFEELAGPYAVVFSNAAYIDEQGTETALHYPVDEHGHTRVKVPSGDVFRNILESYFICTPTMMMRRDVLNELGGYDETLSFEDFDFWVRSSRHYHYAYLDEVLTQKRRLADSMQSQVIMPGNQLLRSSLAVCYKAFDRCTAPSDYKALAKRIRKLIRKAFYTEQFDLAIQFGQLLQYIEPPGVLTTLILSLSHLHLPINSLYRHYLKWRRSPQSPYPQVKLV from the coding sequence ATGATTTCAGTTACTGGCCAATCGAATCCGCTGCCAATGAGTCCTTATCTAAATCAGATAAAGCCGTGGGTGAGCGTTATTTGCACCAGCTATAATCACGAAGCCTATGTCGAGCAGGCCCTCCAGTCCGTCGTTGATCAGACCTACCCCAATGTCGAACTGATCGTTATCGATAATGGCAGCACGGATGGGTCAGCGGATGTCATTACCCGATTTGTGAGTCGCCATCCGGCCGTGCGTTTCCTCCCCAATCCGACCAATCTCGGTTTAAACCGGGCGTTCAATCAGGGTCTTGCCCTGGCTGGTGGTCGTTATATTATCGATCTGTCGGCTGATGATGTGCTCCTGCCAAACCGGATCTCACTACAGGCAGACCTGTTTGAAGAACTCGCCGGTCCTTACGCCGTTGTCTTTTCCAATGCAGCTTACATCGACGAGCAGGGCACCGAAACGGCCCTTCATTACCCCGTCGATGAGCATGGTCATACCCGTGTCAAAGTCCCCTCCGGCGATGTCTTCCGAAACATTCTGGAGTCCTATTTTATTTGTACGCCAACAATGATGATGCGCCGGGATGTACTGAATGAACTCGGTGGGTACGACGAGACACTTTCTTTTGAGGATTTTGACTTCTGGGTGCGCTCTTCACGGCACTATCACTACGCTTACCTCGACGAGGTGTTAACGCAGAAGCGTCGGCTGGCCGACTCCATGCAGTCGCAGGTGATCATGCCGGGTAATCAGCTACTGCGTTCGTCCCTGGCCGTTTGTTACAAAGCCTTCGATCGCTGCACGGCCCCTTCCGACTATAAGGCACTGGCCAAGCGTATTCGAAAACTTATCCGAAAAGCGTTTTACACCGAACAGTTCGATTTAGCGATCCAGTTCGGCCAGTTATTGCAGTATATAGAACCGCCGGGTGTGCTAACTACACTGATTCTGAGCCTTAGCCACCTTCATCTGCCAATCAATAGCCTGTATCGTCATTACCTCAAATGGCGTCGGTCACCGCAGTCACCGTATCCACAGGTGAAACTGGTTTAG
- a CDS encoding YihY/virulence factor BrkB family protein, which translates to MIEKLLSLEALRGTRVWLREHKPFNSKRSWYEFLKKMGVKITENDTSERAASVSYSLILSVFPTVIFLFTLIPYIPVPKLEDQIMGFLTEVLPGDTFSSVETTIRDIISRPRGGVLSFGFILALYSATSGVVALMNAFNSSNETQDRRGFFKVRAVAIGLTFILAVALILAIVVLIVGGIVSDYLLHFGILNNVIFVNLLALGRYIIVFAVFVAAVSVIYHFGPDVRMKWAFVTPGAVTASVLIVLTTLGFSYYVSNFGSYNKVYGSIGTLIALMIWINLISLLLILGFEMNVALYDLEGDRNPNVSEKTTNATPST; encoded by the coding sequence ATGATCGAAAAACTATTGAGCTTAGAAGCGTTGCGCGGTACGCGCGTATGGCTCCGCGAACATAAACCATTTAATTCGAAGCGGAGCTGGTATGAGTTTCTAAAAAAGATGGGGGTAAAGATTACGGAGAATGATACAAGTGAGCGGGCAGCGTCGGTATCGTACAGCCTGATTTTGTCGGTTTTTCCCACGGTTATTTTTCTATTTACATTAATCCCGTACATCCCCGTCCCCAAGCTGGAAGACCAGATTATGGGGTTCCTGACGGAGGTGTTACCGGGTGACACGTTCAGTTCGGTCGAGACAACGATCCGCGACATCATTAGCCGTCCGCGGGGGGGTGTTCTTTCATTTGGTTTTATTCTGGCTCTTTATTCAGCGACCAGTGGCGTTGTTGCCCTCATGAATGCGTTCAACTCCTCCAATGAAACGCAGGACAGGCGGGGCTTTTTCAAGGTGAGAGCCGTTGCCATCGGTCTGACCTTTATTCTGGCCGTTGCCCTTATTCTGGCCATCGTTGTTCTGATTGTTGGCGGTATCGTCAGCGATTACCTGCTCCACTTTGGTATTTTAAACAACGTCATCTTTGTTAATCTCTTAGCACTGGGACGGTATATCATTGTCTTTGCGGTGTTTGTGGCGGCTGTCTCGGTCATCTATCACTTCGGACCCGATGTCCGGATGAAATGGGCGTTCGTCACACCGGGGGCTGTTACGGCGTCGGTCCTGATTGTGCTGACGACCCTTGGCTTCTCGTATTACGTATCCAACTTCGGTTCTTACAATAAGGTCTACGGCTCTATCGGCACGCTCATTGCGCTAATGATCTGGATCAACCTGATTTCGCTGTTACTGATTCTCGGTTTTGAGATGAACGTTGCCCTCTATGACCTTGAAGGGGACCGCAATCCGAATGTCAGCGAAAAAACAACGAACGCCACTCCCAGCACATAA
- a CDS encoding acyl-CoA thioesterase produces the protein MLIHDVTGIRVRYHDTDQMGIVYYGNYARFYEVGRVEALRQLGIDYKSIEARGIGMPVYDMCSRFIRPAKYDDLLTIRVTVPQLPNTRILFRYEIFNQDGQLLNTGETTLIFLKSDTGRPCRAPDDLVAITKPFFE, from the coding sequence ATGCTTATTCACGATGTTACGGGTATTCGCGTTCGTTATCATGACACGGACCAGATGGGTATCGTTTATTACGGCAATTATGCGCGTTTTTACGAGGTCGGGCGGGTTGAAGCGCTCAGGCAGCTGGGCATAGACTATAAATCGATCGAAGCGCGGGGTATCGGCATGCCCGTCTACGACATGTGTTCGCGCTTTATCCGGCCCGCCAAATACGACGACCTGCTCACCATACGGGTTACCGTTCCGCAGTTACCCAATACCCGTATCCTGTTCCGATACGAAATTTTCAATCAGGATGGTCAACTCCTGAATACGGGCGAAACCACGCTTATTTTTCTTAAATCGGACACAGGCCGCCCGTGCCGGGCTCCGGATGATTTAGTAGCGATCACAAAACCTTTTTTTGAGTAA
- the mltG gene encoding endolytic transglycosylase MltG, translated as MSRNLKIGLFLTVSILLTTFTFYFWQIFKSPNLQVRENDKTFALLIPRGATFESVMDTLKTHDVLNDEMSFRFLAKLMKYPERVKEGRYEIKPRMGNRAALVKLRSGDQDAMPVTFNTVRMKSDLIQRLGSKFEFGPKALGSLLNDPATCEKFGFDTTTIVCLFLPNTYEFFWTIKPEAFLERMGAEYKKFWTPERQAKAKALGLTQTQTQVLASIVAAETNKRDEQPRVAGVYLNRLKQGIKLEADPTVIFALRDFGIRRLLNRQLAVDSPYNTYRYTGLPPGPINLPAPATIDAVLNAEQHDYLYFVVNASFNGYHTFSKTLSEHLANARLYQQALTRMKIMK; from the coding sequence ATGTCGCGTAACCTCAAAATTGGCCTGTTTCTCACCGTTTCAATCCTGCTGACGACGTTCACGTTTTACTTCTGGCAGATTTTTAAAAGTCCGAATCTTCAGGTGCGAGAGAACGACAAAACATTCGCGCTGCTTATTCCGAGGGGTGCCACGTTTGAATCGGTTATGGATACGCTCAAAACGCATGATGTCCTTAATGATGAAATGTCATTCCGGTTCCTGGCCAAGCTGATGAAGTACCCGGAGCGAGTTAAAGAAGGTCGTTATGAGATCAAACCGCGTATGGGGAACCGGGCGGCCCTAGTCAAACTCCGCAGCGGTGATCAGGATGCTATGCCGGTTACGTTCAATACCGTTCGTATGAAGAGCGACCTGATTCAACGACTGGGCAGTAAATTCGAATTTGGGCCCAAAGCCCTCGGCAGCCTGCTCAATGACCCGGCCACGTGCGAAAAGTTCGGGTTCGACACCACGACCATCGTCTGTTTATTTCTACCCAATACCTACGAATTCTTCTGGACCATAAAACCCGAAGCCTTTCTGGAGCGGATGGGTGCCGAATACAAAAAATTCTGGACACCCGAGCGTCAGGCGAAAGCCAAAGCACTGGGGTTGACTCAGACGCAAACGCAGGTGCTGGCCTCTATCGTAGCCGCCGAAACCAACAAGCGTGACGAGCAGCCGCGCGTGGCGGGTGTTTATCTGAACCGGCTTAAACAAGGCATCAAGCTCGAAGCCGATCCAACGGTTATTTTTGCCCTGCGCGATTTCGGCATCCGGCGCTTACTGAACCGTCAGTTAGCCGTCGATTCGCCCTACAACACCTATCGGTATACCGGTTTGCCACCGGGGCCTATCAATCTGCCAGCCCCCGCCACGATCGATGCCGTTCTGAATGCCGAGCAACACGATTACCTCTATTTTGTCGTTAACGCCAGCTTCAACGGCTATCATACGTTTTCGAAAACGCTGTCAGAGCATCTGGCAAATGCTCGCTTGTACCAGCAGGCACTGACCCGTATGAAGATTATGAAATAG